The DNA region AACGTTGAGTTCTAAAACTCGGGATGCCATAGCTTCGGCCTCTTCCATCCTTCCCTTCTTGCAGAGCGAGTGAATAAGAGCATTACATGTTACGACATTCGGAGACAACCCTTTTTGCACCATCTCCTCAAATAACCGATTCGCATCCTCCATCATACCGATCGTGCAATAGCCATGGATGAGCATGTTGTATATTCGAGTGTTGGCGTTTACCCCTTTCTTAACCATATCCCTCATCGTTGTCTCCGCATCGATGAGTCTCATTTCCTTGCATAAACTATTTACGATTGAACCATAGGTCACGACATTCGGCGTTATTCCTTGACTTTCCATCGTATCAAGAATCTCGAAACACTTGTCGAATTGGCGGGATTTTCCATACCCATCGATGAGGGTGTTGTACGTTTGTAAATTCGGGAACAAACCTTTCTCGACCATCTTCTTTACCCATTCCGTGGCTTCGTTCATTCGATCTGAGACGTAGAAGTGTCGAATGATCGAATTGAACGCGATGCTAGTGGGAACGATTGAACCGAGGGTTGTTAGCGCTTTCTCGACATCATTGGCTCGACAATAACCGTCGATGATCGTGTTGAATAGAATTTCAGTGGGAACGAATCCACGTTCAATCGACTTTTTCAATATTTCCTCAGCCTTGTCCATTTTCGCGTGCTTGCACAACCCGTTCACCAAAACGGTTAGAGCATGGGCATTTACGTTTACACCTTTCTTCTCGAGCAACTCTTCAAACATAGCCAACGGAGATTCGACATCATTGTTCCTTATAAGCTCGTCGAAAAGAATGCTAAGAGTGAATCCATCAGGAGAAAAGCCTCGAGCTTTCATCTCAACTGAGAGATTTCTCGCTTTATCCAACATTTGTTTCCTACATAACCCACCAAGCAATGTATTGAAAGTGACAATGGTAGGTTCAACATTAGCCACCTTCATTCTCTCACGAACATCAAAAGCCTTTTCCAAATCCCCAATCTTACAATATCCATCTATAAGTGTATTAAAAGAAACAGCATTTGGAACAACTTTTCTATCAATCATTTCATCGAACATCTTACGTGCATCTTCTATTCTCTTCTCTTTACACAAACCACTAATCAagatgttatatataaaaccaTTTGGATTCATCCCACGTCGTCTCATATCATTTAGAAAATCCATTGCTTTCACTAACTCACCTAGTTTAACAGCCGATTGAATTGCCTTACTGTAAGCAAATTTGTCAACATGAAACCCCAAATTCACAATTTCACAGATTATATCAATGGTCTTTCTGTGTTGCCCTAAAGAAACTAGAGACTCTAGAAAAAGCTTAAAGGAAGGCCAATAAGAACACTTACCTTCGCCTTTGATAAGTGTATAAACCTCCGTCGCTTCATTCGGTAGCTTCAATTCGGCACAGACAGTAAGCAGTAAGTCTGAAAATGCATCTTTCGTCACGGGCGATGAACGAGTAAAGAGGGAGAAGAGGTCAGTTGGGGAAGAGAATGGCGACCTGGAGAGAATAAGAGAACGCATAATCTCTTTAGCAGGTTCGAAATGTTTCTGATGTATAAGAAAGTTCAGTTTCCGGATTCGTTCTTGTCGATCCTGAACTTGTAGACTATCAATGTTATTGGGATTATCCCCAAGGAAGAACTCACCACCGCCATGTTGAGAATCGTTAGACGAGAATCTACGAAGGGAAACAGGTGCAAGATTTTGGTTTTGATTGAAGGTGATTGCGGCGGGAAGTTTAGTGATCAATATTCGCTGATTCGCCATTTCGCTGAAGATTcaaactttattaataaaacttGACAATCAAGGTCAATGATAGAAGATAGTTGAAGAGAATTACAACAAATAATAGAACAGTTCTCAAAATAatactttaaatatatttaagtaaggtataacttattatattaacaaattatctttaaactttataatttatatagattaaatcacaaattagttagtataaaattataaattaaaaaataatattacttatCTTAATACTCCCCTTTCAAAATGAACCATCTTGGAAAAATAGCTTggatcaaaaataattaaacatcgGAAAATCCAAAgctttaaataatatatctggAATTCGATTCTGGGTAGAAATATATGTCAGTTTGATAAAACCAGCCAAATAATGATTTCTAACAATATGACAATCAATGTCAAGTTGCTTTGTACATTCATGAAATACTGCATTTTCAGAAATATGAATTGCAGCTTGATTATCACAATATAATGTAACTGTAATTGGCATTTCAATTTAAAACCTGTTTGCAGATATGAAATCCATTTAATTTCACAAGACGTAACCGTTAAACAACGATACTCAACCTCAGTTGATGATCTAGAAATTGTTGACTGTTTTTGATATTTCAAAAGATAATAGAATTCCCATGTGAGTGACTTTCTAGTAAGAGGACAAGATCCCCAATTTGAATCTACATAAGCCCGTAACTTAATTTCATTATCAAATGGATAGAATGTCCCAACAGAAATAGTACCTTTTAAGTATCTTACCACATGAAGAGCATCTTCCCAATGACAAATAGATGGTTCATTCATTAACTGAGATAATTGTTGCACAGCATATGCAATATCAGGTCGAGTATAATTTAAGTAGAGTAATCTTCCGACTAGTCTCCTGAACCTACTTGGTTCAGGTATAGATTTATGCAATTTTTCATGCAGTTTGATACCCCTAATAATAGGGGTTTTAGCTGGTTTACAACCAATTAGACCAACATCATTTATTAGATCTAATATATATTCACATGAATCTCATTGACAACGTGTATGATTTCTAGACCAAGAATTTTTTTTGCAATTCCAAGATCTttagttttgaattttgaatcaattatttttttaagcataGAAATTTGATCAATATCATTTCCAGCTATCAATATATCGTCAACATAGATAAGTAGGGCAATAATAGACTGGTCacaatgtttaatatataagcAATGATCATATTCTGATTTTTGAAAACCCATTTGATTCAAAATAGATGATATTTCTGAATACTATTGTCTAGAAGCTTGTTTGAGTCCATATAGACTCTTATTTAACTTACAAACAATGTTTTTAGAGTCAGATTGAAAACCATATggaattttcatataaatttcttcttcaAGTGATCCATGAAGAAAAGTATCATCAATATCAATTTGGTGTAAAAACCATCTTTTAGAAGTTGCTAAGGTAATAATGAGTCTATAAGTAACATTTTTGGCAACCGATGCAAAACattgattaaaatcaattacACTCTTTTGATTGTAGCCTTTAGCTACAAGTCTTACTTTACACTTGTTTAATGTGCCATTAACATTCAATTTAGTTTTAATTGTGTAAATATTATTCTTCAATTGATACTGTGTTGACCCATTGTTTCCTTCATAGAAGAGTACTAAATTTTTTGAACTTTTTAGTACTGTAGAGATAATGACAAAAAGCTAATTGTGATAGAGGCAATTCATTATCACTTGAATTGTGATAATGAATATCTAAACAATTTAACAAGGTAATTTAGACCTAGAAAAGTACTAAAAATCAGAAGTGACGAtggaacataattttttaattctaaatgTTATGAACTTTTTAATTGTATGGGAATAATTCATCAAAATACCCGTGTTTatactccacaacaaaatattaaattgtatgGGCCAAC from Impatiens glandulifera chromosome 5, dImpGla2.1, whole genome shotgun sequence includes:
- the LOC124937674 gene encoding pentatricopeptide repeat-containing protein At5g12100, mitochondrial-like, translated to MANQRILITKLPAAITFNQNQNLAPVSLRRFSSNDSQHGGGEFFLGDNPNNIDSLQVQDRQERIRKLNFLIHQKHFEPAKEIMRSLILSRSPFSSPTDLFSLFTRSSPVTKDAFSDLLLTVCAELKLPNEATEVYTLIKGEGKCSYWPSFKLFLESLVSLGQHRKTIDIICEIVNLGFHVDKFAYSKAIQSAVKLGELVKAMDFLNDMRRRGMNPNGFIYNILISGLCKEKRIEDARKMFDEMIDRKVVPNAVSFNTLIDGYCKIGDLEKAFDVRERMKVANVEPTIVTFNTLLGGLCRKQMLDKARNLSVEMKARGFSPDGFTLSILFDELIRNNDVESPLAMFEELLEKKGVNVNAHALTVLVNGLCKHAKMDKAEEILKKSIERGFVPTEILFNTIIDGYCRANDVEKALTTLGSIVPTSIAFNSIIRHFYVSDRMNEATEWVKKMVEKGLFPNLQTYNTLIDGYGKSRQFDKCFEILDTMESQGITPNVVTYGSIVNSLCKEMRLIDAETTMRDMVKKGVNANTRIYNMLIHGYCTIGMMEDANRLFEEMVQKGLSPNVVTCNALIHSLCKKGRMEEAEAMASRVLELNVITYNILISGYSMEGNKQKCLELYDTMKKSDIKPTIKTFHSLIRLCRKEGPVLLDTMIQEMLKMDLVLDRILYNELVHTFVELGDVESAYLWHDKMVAEGIEHDKMTFNSLIKACFIEGKLVGVRDVLEDMKGAGLILKADTYSILIKGHCDLMDFNGAYCWYREMQEKGFLLSVSVCNELICGLKEEGKIEEVETICSQMSMKIIEKWDSNEDDLSTTAKN